From a single Gemmatimonadota bacterium genomic region:
- a CDS encoding undecaprenyldiphospho-muramoylpentapeptide beta-N-acetylglucosaminyltransferase yields MPTIVLIGGGTAGHVTPNIALLPALRDGGYDVHYIGTRDGIERELIVREDVPYYAVPAGKLRRYLDWQNFTDLTRIKFGFLKSLLLLARIRPDIVFSKGGFVTPPIIWAAWLLGIPVVCHESDLTPGLANKLSLPFARRICYAFAETAKYLPAEKAVHTGIPVRAELGNGDAQKGWILCAFTSEKPIILIMGGSLGSRAINEAVRAALPDLLVDYQICHLCGRGNLDPALDQTEGYAQFEYVADDLTHLFAAADFIVSRAGATALFEFLSLQKPALLIPLSLQASRGDQIENAEAFRNAGYSLVLSEEGLTPDRLCKAIRNLCDQSDALRQSMSDWRRRDAVVEILSILASCLNKN; encoded by the coding sequence TTGCCTACTATTGTCCTCATTGGCGGCGGTACCGCAGGGCATGTTACGCCCAATATCGCGCTGTTGCCCGCTTTGCGCGATGGTGGATATGATGTGCATTATATCGGTACGCGGGATGGTATTGAGAGAGAACTGATTGTACGGGAGGACGTTCCCTATTATGCGGTTCCCGCAGGCAAACTCCGCCGCTATCTGGATTGGCAAAATTTTACTGATCTCACCCGCATCAAGTTTGGATTTCTCAAGTCGCTGTTGCTTCTCGCTCGTATTAGACCCGATATTGTTTTTAGTAAGGGGGGATTTGTTACGCCGCCCATTATTTGGGCTGCGTGGTTGCTGGGTATTCCCGTGGTGTGTCACGAGTCGGATCTTACACCGGGATTGGCGAACAAACTCTCTCTTCCATTTGCCCGGCGCATTTGTTACGCCTTTGCGGAGACAGCTAAATATTTGCCCGCTGAAAAAGCGGTTCATACAGGCATTCCGGTGCGTGCAGAGCTGGGAAATGGCGATGCCCAGAAAGGGTGGATTTTGTGCGCTTTTACGTCCGAGAAACCCATTATTCTCATTATGGGGGGGAGCCTGGGGTCGCGTGCAATTAATGAGGCGGTTCGCGCTGCGCTCCCCGATTTGCTTGTCGATTACCAGATTTGTCATTTGTGCGGGCGGGGTAATCTCGACCCGGCTCTCGACCAGACCGAAGGTTACGCGCAGTTTGAATATGTCGCGGATGATTTGACCCATCTCTTTGCGGCGGCCGATTTTATAGTTTCTCGCGCAGGTGCTACCGCGCTATTTGAATTTCTTTCGCTTCAAAAACCCGCGCTTTTGATTCCCCTTTCTCTGCAAGCCAGTCGCGGAGATCAGATCGAGAATGCCGAGGCTTTTCGAAATGCCGGTTATAGCCTCGTCCTTTCAGAAGAGGGGCTTACGCCCGACAGACTTTGCAAAGCTATTCGCAATTTGTGTGATCAGAGTGATGCGCTCCGTCAGTCCATGTCTGATTGGCGCAGGCGCGACGCTGTTGTGGAAATTCTCTCAATCCTCGCCAGTTGTCTGAATAAGAATTGA
- a CDS encoding metallophosphoesterase, whose translation MEPWSFLHICDMQPGSPRSYRFKKRNMDNWQTAYRQIQGITDVDLMLVGGDLTRDGALHDFEYEVAKRELDALPYPYYAIPGNMDTCNKHTDKNGATGREDIRLNVTAEQLDRFVPFFGDFPWSFVHKNVRFSGFYAAVAGSGLPHETRMWHWLESELPSLSRAAHHVVTMHYTLFMDALDEPKWDITKADEYRDWYFSIDPPHRQRIFEAFKNSGVSIVLSGHIHCRRPPQVVGGISFYRCAGIAMPQAADRWDDGDSTLGFYRFDVTDAGITPTFIPLTEESQSNAEYGPGGHPHPEERDYSLAWEK comes from the coding sequence ATGGAACCCTGGTCCTTTCTTCATATCTGCGATATGCAACCCGGTTCGCCCCGGTCCTATCGCTTCAAGAAGCGAAATATGGACAATTGGCAGACGGCGTACCGGCAGATTCAAGGTATTACCGATGTCGATCTGATGCTCGTGGGTGGCGATCTCACGCGGGATGGGGCGCTCCACGACTTTGAGTATGAAGTTGCCAAACGCGAACTCGATGCTTTGCCTTATCCGTATTATGCGATTCCCGGCAATATGGATACGTGCAACAAGCATACCGATAAAAATGGTGCTACCGGGCGCGAAGATATTCGCCTGAATGTCACTGCTGAGCAGTTGGATCGGTTTGTACCCTTTTTCGGTGATTTTCCCTGGAGCTTTGTGCACAAGAATGTGCGCTTTAGCGGATTTTATGCGGCTGTGGCTGGTTCGGGATTGCCCCATGAGACGCGCATGTGGCACTGGCTGGAGAGTGAGTTGCCGTCTCTTTCTCGCGCGGCGCATCACGTTGTGACGATGCATTATACCCTTTTTATGGATGCGCTCGACGAACCCAAGTGGGATATTACAAAAGCGGATGAGTATAGAGACTGGTATTTTTCTATTGATCCACCACACAGACAGCGCATTTTTGAGGCGTTTAAAAATTCCGGTGTGTCCATTGTCCTCAGTGGACATATTCACTGCCGCCGTCCACCCCAGGTTGTTGGGGGTATCAGTTTTTACCGTTGCGCGGGTATAGCGATGCCCCAGGCGGCCGACCGATGGGATGATGGCGATTCCACGTTGGGGTTCTATCGTTTTGACGTGACAGACGCTGGTATAACCCCTACATTTATTCCTCTGACTGAGGAATCGCAGTCTAACGCGGAATATGGCCCCGGGGGTCATCCCCATCCTGAAGAGCGCGATTATTCGCTCGCGTGGGAGAAATAG
- a CDS encoding nucleotidyltransferase, with amino-acid sequence MTDFTKILQLLSDHNVEFIIIGGAAAIVHGSSRLTQDLDVVYRRTRENITRLSNALEKQNPYLRGAPPGLPFHWSEDTIRMGLNFTLQTDLGDLDLLGEVTGGGRYEDLLDHTFEIEVFGVHCLCLDLETLIHVKRAAGRPKDLETISELEAIREEQQNEV; translated from the coding sequence ATGACAGATTTTACAAAGATCCTGCAATTATTGTCTGACCACAATGTTGAATTTATCATCATCGGTGGTGCAGCAGCTATTGTTCATGGTAGCAGTCGTTTGACACAAGACCTCGACGTAGTGTACCGAAGAACGCGTGAGAATATTACACGTCTTTCCAATGCATTGGAAAAACAAAATCCCTATTTGCGTGGCGCGCCACCAGGACTTCCTTTTCATTGGTCAGAAGACACCATTCGGATGGGTCTAAATTTTACTTTGCAAACGGATCTTGGAGATCTCGATTTACTCGGTGAGGTGACAGGTGGTGGGAGATACGAAGACCTTTTGGATCACACATTTGAGATTGAGGTTTTCGGTGTTCACTGTCTATGTCTCGATCTGGAAACGCTGATCCATGTTAAGCGAGCGGCAGGCAGACCCAAAGATCTCGAAACAATTTCAGAACTTGAAGCTATTCGAGAAGAGCAACAAAATGAGGTGTGA
- a CDS encoding competence protein CoiA family protein, whose amino-acid sequence MSGLLIQHARWQGALVTPDDTWLEGGAKCGCICIGCDEPLVLRRGEKKRWHFAHRSETSCGGETYIHKVVKAWIAEKLIGQIIPLSSHPELDSPQGFCVEKGWQEEHSKETDRIYDVVLEGMFLYEKAEQGKRGCLIFEVYYSNAKDDEFKLQTQKEGSYILEVNAKEFYGDGRENLTVERLVENSDWIWFTENQKLWEYNSSKDVREIVGDWIAKEIWIAKEIMDEPVHSKEKQDPIRRGPFYRQFPFGEENDHIMDGPFKECGVGFYNGYFEREVPFYFNGEKCWRNRYSQKTGRIYDIVFQGCFVGIFAKNSKRGHLIFQLVKHFNAHDDDFKLQIRKAKFCVLEVDIHRFSGDGLKPPTAERLMANSRWVW is encoded by the coding sequence GTGTCTGGTTTACTCATCCAACACGCCAGATGGCAAGGGGCACTCGTTACGCCAGATGACACATGGCTCGAAGGCGGAGCAAAATGTGGTTGCATCTGCATAGGTTGTGATGAACCGCTCGTTCTGCGACGAGGAGAGAAAAAGCGGTGGCACTTTGCTCACCGTTCAGAAACTTCCTGTGGTGGAGAAACATATATCCACAAAGTAGTTAAAGCCTGGATCGCTGAAAAACTGATCGGTCAGATTATTCCATTATCATCACATCCTGAATTAGATAGTCCTCAAGGATTTTGTGTTGAAAAGGGATGGCAAGAGGAGCACAGTAAGGAGACTGATAGAATATATGATGTGGTTCTCGAAGGTATGTTTCTATACGAAAAAGCCGAACAAGGGAAGCGGGGATGTCTCATATTTGAGGTGTATTACAGCAATGCAAAAGATGATGAATTTAAGTTACAAACGCAAAAAGAAGGGAGTTATATCCTTGAGGTCAATGCGAAGGAATTTTATGGGGATGGACGGGAAAATCTTACCGTAGAAAGGCTCGTAGAAAATAGTGATTGGATATGGTTTACAGAAAATCAGAAACTTTGGGAATATAATTCAAGCAAAGATGTGCGTGAGATTGTAGGAGATTGGATTGCTAAAGAAATTTGGATTGCTAAAGAAATAATGGACGAGCCTGTGCATTCTAAAGAAAAACAGGATCCTATAAGGAGAGGACCATTTTACCGCCAATTTCCTTTTGGAGAAGAAAATGATCATATAATGGATGGGCCATTTAAGGAATGTGGTGTTGGATTCTATAATGGGTACTTTGAAAGAGAGGTTCCTTTTTATTTTAATGGAGAAAAGTGCTGGCGAAATAGATATAGCCAGAAAACTGGTAGAATATATGACATTGTTTTTCAAGGTTGTTTTGTAGGCATATTTGCCAAAAATAGCAAGAGAGGGCATTTGATATTTCAGTTGGTAAAGCACTTTAATGCACATGATGATGATTTTAAGCTACAAATACGAAAAGCAAAGTTTTGTGTTCTTGAAGTCGATATACATAGGTTCTCTGGGGATGGATTGAAACCTCCTACTGCTGAGAGGCTCATGGCAAATAGCCGGTGGGTATGGTGA
- a CDS encoding aldolase/citrate lyase family protein: MGKKRINRCIELLEQGEYLYYTGAGPLTYENGKKQAKTWADFLMVDYEHSPFDVVGLRAFMQGLVDGGPTNSGHRTPTVFATLPSNCRTVQEVRANAWQIRHVLSSGVHGILHTHARQADAVRAFVEECRYPFQTAGLDRGLVQGQRGAGGQGYAAGIWGLKGPEYTQVADPWPLNPDGELMLGLKIEDRECVANAEYICKVPGLAFAEWGPGDMGMSYGFADAHDPPYPPIMEEARSIVKGACDENGIHFLCSWKDSSKSAEENIRFLMDWGVRILSGGGEDQARIGRAISGRQMPV, from the coding sequence ATGGGAAAGAAACGGATTAACAGATGTATCGAGCTTCTCGAACAGGGCGAGTATCTCTATTATACGGGTGCTGGCCCTCTTACTTATGAGAATGGGAAGAAGCAGGCAAAGACGTGGGCGGATTTTTTGATGGTGGATTACGAGCATAGTCCGTTTGATGTGGTTGGTCTGCGCGCGTTTATGCAGGGGCTGGTGGATGGCGGTCCCACAAATTCGGGGCATCGCACACCGACTGTGTTTGCGACGCTGCCGTCCAATTGTCGTACGGTTCAGGAGGTTCGCGCCAATGCGTGGCAGATCAGGCATGTTTTGAGTTCGGGAGTACACGGTATTTTGCATACGCATGCGCGGCAGGCCGATGCGGTGAGGGCGTTTGTCGAGGAGTGCAGGTATCCCTTCCAGACAGCCGGGCTGGATCGCGGATTGGTGCAGGGGCAGCGCGGGGCGGGTGGTCAGGGATATGCCGCGGGTATCTGGGGTCTCAAGGGTCCGGAGTACACGCAGGTAGCCGATCCATGGCCGCTGAATCCAGATGGGGAGTTGATGTTGGGGCTTAAAATTGAGGATCGGGAGTGCGTTGCAAATGCCGAGTATATATGCAAGGTGCCGGGGCTGGCATTTGCGGAGTGGGGACCGGGGGATATGGGTATGTCCTACGGTTTTGCCGATGCCCACGATCCGCCGTATCCGCCGATTATGGAGGAGGCTCGAAGTATTGTGAAGGGTGCGTGTGATGAGAATGGAATTCATTTTTTGTGTTCGTGGAAGGATTCTTCAAAGAGTGCAGAGGAAAATATTCGATTTTTGATGGATTGGGGCGTCAGGATTCTCTCTGGCGGCGGAGAAGATCAGGCGAGAATTGGTCGCGCAATTTCAGGTAGGCAGATGCCTGTGTGA
- a CDS encoding DUF362 domain-containing protein: MSRINVGLARRENRRQNVFGALDLIRDDVIPRLAEQVMLKPNFLSSKNQLASSHPDAMRGAIDFLLTTPNPPDEILIAEGGNEDIPGEAFDNFEYHALIEEYDVPIRLIDLNSETRWETVPIFLDDRTEYVIHMPKTVLDCPCTISMAVAKTHDVTVVTLALKNMIMGTIRKEDRVKMHGFPSHPERLRPNESKRLNVNLIRLAKYLAPDIGVIDGTVGLQGNGPGGTDSVDLGVAAASVDVFAVDAVMTSVMGFEPAKQGLLYYANQLGIGVTDLNNINILETAVEDVARAFKPHKWIEEQRQWYEPNAMADIFA, encoded by the coding sequence ATGTCCAGAATTAATGTTGGTCTTGCCCGCCGCGAGAATCGTCGCCAGAATGTATTTGGTGCGCTCGATCTCATCCGCGATGATGTGATTCCCAGACTCGCCGAGCAGGTGATGCTCAAACCCAATTTTCTTTCGTCTAAAAATCAACTGGCGTCTTCTCATCCCGATGCGATGCGAGGGGCTATTGATTTTTTGCTCACTACGCCCAATCCACCGGATGAGATTCTCATTGCCGAGGGGGGTAATGAAGATATTCCGGGAGAGGCTTTTGATAATTTTGAGTATCACGCTTTGATAGAAGAATACGATGTTCCCATTCGACTTATTGACCTCAATTCTGAGACCCGTTGGGAGACTGTGCCGATTTTTCTCGATGACCGCACTGAATACGTTATACATATGCCCAAGACTGTGCTCGATTGTCCCTGTACTATTTCAATGGCGGTTGCCAAGACCCACGATGTTACAGTTGTTACGCTCGCGCTCAAGAATATGATTATGGGTACGATCCGGAAAGAAGACCGCGTTAAGATGCACGGGTTTCCCTCGCATCCAGAGCGCCTGCGTCCCAATGAGTCCAAACGGCTCAATGTCAATCTCATTCGGCTCGCCAAGTATTTGGCACCGGATATTGGCGTGATCGATGGTACTGTGGGTTTGCAGGGCAATGGTCCGGGGGGGACGGATTCGGTTGATCTGGGCGTTGCCGCGGCGAGTGTAGATGTTTTTGCTGTGGATGCGGTTATGACCAGTGTTATGGGTTTTGAACCCGCGAAGCAGGGGCTTCTCTATTATGCCAATCAACTCGGTATTGGTGTGACGGATCTCAACAATATCAATATTCTCGAGACTGCTGTTGAAGATGTCGCCAGGGCGTTCAAGCCGCATAAGTGGATCGAAGAACAACGCCAGTGGTACGAACCAAATGCAATGGCCGATATTTTTGCATGA